A part of Polynucleobacter sp. MG-Unter2-18 genomic DNA contains:
- the dut gene encoding dUTP diphosphatase — translation MQQLQVKILDERMRDQLPAYGTPGSAGLDLRACIDQAIEIAPGQTVLVPTGLAIYVEDPRYAAFILPRSGLGHKHGIVLGNLVGLIDSDYQGQLMVSTWNRGSTPFKLEPMERLAQLVVMPVQQVELKVVEEFTESSRGAGGFGSTGRS, via the coding sequence ATGCAACAACTTCAAGTCAAAATTCTCGATGAACGTATGCGCGATCAATTGCCTGCATATGGAACCCCTGGAAGCGCTGGATTAGATCTGCGCGCCTGTATTGATCAAGCAATTGAAATTGCTCCTGGACAAACAGTCCTCGTTCCAACGGGTTTAGCGATTTATGTAGAAGATCCACGTTATGCCGCATTCATCTTGCCGCGCTCTGGTCTTGGACATAAGCATGGGATCGTTCTTGGCAATTTAGTGGGATTAATTGATTCGGATTACCAGGGTCAACTGATGGTGAGCACCTGGAATCGTGGCTCTACACCATTCAAATTAGAGCCCATGGAGCGCTTAGCGCAATTGGTAGTGATGCCAGTACAACAGGTAGAACTCAAAGTCGTTGAAGAGTTTACTGAGAGTAGTCGTGGGGCTGGTGGGTTTGGCAGTACAGGTCGTAGCTAA
- the clpA gene encoding ATP-dependent Clp protease ATP-binding subunit ClpA, with amino-acid sequence MIAQELEVSLHMAFVDARASRHEFITVEHLLAALLDNATAVEVLKACAVNIAELRAQLKNFINDNTPVVPGSDEVDTQPTLGFQRVIQRAIMHVQSTSNGKKEVTGANVLVAIFGEKDSHAVYFLQQQGVTRLDVVNFISHGVRKDQAESVKPAEATQETEDASSGGKESPLEQYTQNLNVLAKQGKIDPLIGRDSEVERVIQVLCRRRKNNPLLVGEAGVGKTAIAEGLAWRIVKGDVPEILADATVYSLDMGALLAGTKYRGDFEQRLKSVLKSLKDSAHGVLFIDEIHTLIGAGAASGGTLDASNLLKPALSNGQLKCIGATTFTEYRGIFEKDAALSRRFQKVDVVEPTVDQTVQILRGLKSRFEEHHGVKYASAALVAAAELSSRYINDRHLPDKAIDVIDEAGAAQRILPKSKQKKTIGRPEIEEIVAKIARIPPQSVTVDDRSKLQTLDRDIKSVVFGQDPAIEALASAIKMTRAGLGKIDRPIGSFLFSGPTGVGKTEVAKQLAYILGIELLRFDMSEYMERHAVSRLIGAPPGYVGFDQGGLLTEAVNKKPHCVLLLDEVEKAHPDIFNILLQVMDHGTLTDNNGRKTDFRNVIIIMTTNAGAEAMQKSTIGFTNARESGDEMADIKKFFTPEFRNRLDAIVSFKALDETIIMRVVDKFLMQLEEQLHEKKVDATFSSALRAHLAKHGFDPLMGARPMQRIIQDTVRKALADELLFGKLAQGGHVDVDIDADGKVQLQFDAPAIPGKRPKADVAPVEEI; translated from the coding sequence ATGATTGCCCAGGAATTAGAAGTAAGTTTGCACATGGCGTTTGTTGATGCGCGAGCTTCAAGACATGAATTTATTACGGTGGAGCATTTGCTTGCCGCCTTACTAGACAACGCGACCGCAGTGGAGGTTTTAAAGGCCTGCGCTGTCAATATCGCTGAGCTTCGTGCCCAGCTGAAAAATTTTATTAACGACAATACGCCTGTGGTCCCAGGTAGCGATGAGGTTGATACCCAACCAACTCTGGGTTTTCAGCGTGTGATTCAACGCGCTATCATGCACGTCCAATCTACCTCAAATGGCAAGAAAGAAGTTACCGGGGCAAATGTACTCGTAGCCATCTTTGGTGAAAAAGATTCGCATGCAGTGTATTTCTTGCAACAGCAAGGCGTCACTCGTTTGGATGTAGTGAACTTTATTAGCCACGGTGTACGCAAAGATCAAGCTGAGAGTGTGAAGCCTGCTGAAGCTACCCAAGAGACCGAGGATGCATCATCTGGCGGCAAAGAGAGTCCTTTAGAGCAATACACCCAAAACCTGAATGTACTGGCTAAGCAGGGCAAGATTGATCCGCTGATTGGTCGCGATAGTGAAGTTGAGCGAGTCATTCAGGTACTGTGCCGTCGTCGTAAAAATAACCCCTTATTGGTGGGTGAGGCGGGCGTGGGTAAGACTGCGATCGCTGAAGGCTTGGCTTGGAGAATTGTGAAGGGTGATGTCCCTGAGATCTTGGCTGATGCCACAGTCTATTCACTCGATATGGGTGCGCTATTGGCGGGCACTAAGTACCGCGGAGATTTTGAGCAGCGCTTGAAGAGTGTTCTTAAGTCTTTAAAAGATAGCGCCCACGGCGTTTTATTTATCGATGAGATTCATACCTTAATTGGTGCGGGTGCTGCATCGGGCGGTACATTGGATGCAAGCAATTTACTAAAGCCTGCGCTATCAAATGGTCAGCTCAAGTGTATCGGTGCAACGACCTTTACTGAGTACCGAGGCATTTTCGAAAAAGATGCTGCTTTATCACGCCGCTTCCAGAAAGTGGATGTGGTTGAGCCAACTGTCGATCAGACTGTGCAAATTTTGCGTGGTTTGAAGTCGCGCTTTGAGGAGCATCACGGAGTTAAATACGCTTCCGCAGCCTTAGTAGCTGCCGCTGAATTATCTTCACGTTATATCAATGACCGTCATTTGCCAGATAAGGCAATTGATGTGATTGATGAGGCGGGTGCAGCGCAACGTATTCTGCCAAAATCTAAGCAGAAGAAAACGATCGGTCGCCCAGAGATTGAAGAGATCGTCGCAAAAATCGCTCGCATACCGCCACAATCTGTAACGGTGGATGATCGTAGCAAGCTGCAAACATTAGATCGAGATATTAAGAGTGTGGTGTTTGGTCAAGATCCTGCCATCGAGGCTCTAGCGAGTGCAATTAAGATGACTCGTGCTGGACTTGGCAAAATCGATAGGCCAATTGGCTCATTCTTATTCTCAGGCCCAACTGGTGTAGGTAAGACAGAAGTTGCTAAGCAGCTTGCTTACATCTTAGGTATTGAGCTTCTCCGCTTTGACATGTCTGAGTATATGGAGCGTCATGCAGTCAGTCGTTTAATCGGTGCGCCACCAGGATACGTGGGCTTTGATCAAGGTGGCTTGCTAACTGAGGCTGTTAACAAGAAGCCGCATTGTGTTCTCTTGCTCGATGAGGTTGAAAAAGCACACCCAGATATTTTCAACATCCTTTTGCAGGTCATGGATCATGGCACCCTCACGGACAACAACGGTCGCAAGACCGATTTCCGTAATGTCATCATCATCATGACAACGAATGCTGGTGCAGAAGCAATGCAGAAGTCCACCATCGGCTTTACTAATGCGCGTGAGTCTGGTGATGAGATGGCGGATATCAAGAAGTTCTTCACGCCAGAATTCCGGAATCGTTTAGATGCGATTGTTTCCTTCAAGGCGCTTGATGAGACCATCATCATGCGTGTGGTAGATAAGTTCTTGATGCAGTTAGAAGAGCAACTCCATGAGAAGAAGGTGGATGCTACATTTAGTTCGGCATTGCGTGCCCATTTGGCTAAACATGGTTTTGACCCGCTCATGGGCGCAAGACCAATGCAGCGAATCATTCAAGATACGGTACGCAAAGCACTTGCTGACGAATTGCTATTTGGCAAGTTGGCGCAGGGTGGTCACGTGGATGTCGATATTGACGCTGATGGTAAGGTTCAACTTCAGTTTGATGCTCCAGCAATCCCCGGTAAGCGGCCAAAAGCTGATGTAGCTCCGGTCGAGGAGATTTAA
- the clpS gene encoding ATP-dependent Clp protease adapter ClpS, whose translation MFHMSRTTKNPTVGNPNNPQIEDTILLEKQAEKLKSPSMYKVLLLNDDYTPMEFVVMVIQEYFNKDHETATRIMLQVHLVGKGICGLFTRDVAATKVHQVIELSREAGHPLQCTMEEA comes from the coding sequence ATGTTTCATATGAGTCGTACAACGAAAAATCCAACGGTTGGCAATCCAAACAACCCCCAAATTGAAGACACTATTCTTCTCGAAAAGCAGGCTGAGAAATTAAAGTCACCTTCGATGTATAAAGTTTTACTATTAAATGACGATTACACGCCAATGGAATTTGTGGTGATGGTCATTCAGGAGTATTTTAATAAGGATCATGAAACAGCTACACGGATCATGTTGCAGGTTCATTTAGTTGGTAAAGGCATTTGCGGTTTATTTACACGTGATGTTGCAGCAACAAAAGTGCATCAAGTTATCGAGCTCTCCCGCGAAGCGGGTCACCCACTACAGTGCACTATGGAGGAAGCATGA
- a CDS encoding cold-shock protein, with protein sequence MATGIVKWFNDAKGFGFIKPDDGEEELFAHFSAITMPGFKTLKENQKVTFDITQGPKGKQATNIQAA encoded by the coding sequence ATGGCGACCGGAATTGTTAAGTGGTTCAATGATGCAAAAGGTTTTGGCTTTATCAAACCTGATGATGGTGAAGAAGAGTTGTTTGCGCATTTCAGCGCAATCACAATGCCTGGGTTTAAAACACTCAAGGAAAACCAAAAGGTAACGTTTGATATTACCCAAGGTCCTAAGGGCAAACAAGCTACTAATATCCAAGCAGCTTAA
- a CDS encoding DUF192 domain-containing protein produces the protein MKQFIFSLTAIAGFISAPSSAQQNVGLPTVELKTGIYRIQAELADTPKAREVGLMNRTSMPTNSGMLFIFEQKAGHCFWMNNTKIPLSIAFIADDGKIVNIEEMQAETTNNHCPKAAVRYALEMNKQWFSERVILPGTVIQGLPKK, from the coding sequence ATGAAACAATTCATTTTTTCGCTTACGGCGATTGCTGGGTTCATTTCAGCGCCATCGTCTGCACAACAGAATGTCGGCCTGCCTACGGTTGAACTCAAAACTGGGATCTATCGTATTCAGGCAGAGTTGGCTGATACACCTAAAGCGCGTGAGGTTGGACTCATGAATCGCACCAGCATGCCCACCAACTCCGGCATGCTCTTTATCTTTGAGCAAAAAGCAGGGCATTGCTTCTGGATGAACAACACAAAGATTCCGCTATCGATTGCCTTCATTGCTGATGATGGCAAGATTGTGAATATCGAAGAGATGCAAGCGGAGACCACCAATAACCACTGCCCCAAGGCAGCGGTACGTTATGCGCTTGAGATGAATAAACAGTGGTTCTCCGAGAGAGTCATCTTGCCCGGCACGGTAATTCAAGGACTACCTAAAAAATAA
- a CDS encoding pyrimidine/purine nucleoside phosphorylase, producing MQFNQVSVGKKANVFFDGKCISHTVTLPNGVRKSVGVVLPSTLRFDLSTKEIMEVVDGNAFVSINGAPEVEFKAGQSWEVEKGGYFIIRAESPVHYVCHFE from the coding sequence ATGCAATTTAATCAAGTTTCTGTAGGCAAAAAAGCCAATGTATTTTTTGATGGCAAGTGCATATCCCACACTGTTACTTTGCCAAATGGTGTTCGTAAATCTGTTGGCGTGGTATTGCCAAGTACTTTACGTTTTGACCTAAGCACTAAAGAAATCATGGAAGTGGTTGACGGTAATGCGTTTGTCAGTATTAACGGCGCCCCAGAGGTGGAGTTCAAAGCCGGTCAAAGCTGGGAAGTGGAAAAAGGCGGTTATTTCATCATCCGCGCCGAGTCTCCAGTGCACTATGTTTGTCACTTTGAATAA
- a CDS encoding argininosuccinate synthase, whose product MSDIKKVVLAYSGGLDTSVILKWLQDTYQCEIVTFTADLGQGEELEPARAKALQFGIKPENIFIDDLREEFVRDFVFPMFRANTIYEGEYLLGTSIARPLIAKRQIEIARATGADSVSHGATGKGNDQVRFELGYYALEPGIKVIAPWREWDLLSREKLMAYAEKHGIPVEMKHKQGGSPYSMDANLLHISYEGRHLENPNAEAEESMWRWTVSPEKAPDAPEIIEIEFRSGDPVAINGKAYKPHELLAELNRIGGMHGIGRLDLVENRFVGMKSRGCYETPGGTILLKAHRGIESITLDREVAHLKDDLMPRYASLIYNGLWWAPERLALQTLIDHTQQMVNGVVRLKLYKGSVSVISRDSANTLFDQTIATFDDDGGAYNQADAGGFIKLNALRMRIAETARRKRAK is encoded by the coding sequence ATGTCTGATATTAAAAAAGTAGTTTTAGCGTATTCCGGCGGTCTTGATACTAGTGTGATTCTCAAATGGCTTCAAGATACTTATCAATGTGAGATCGTTACTTTCACAGCTGATTTGGGTCAGGGTGAAGAGTTGGAGCCAGCACGTGCCAAGGCATTACAGTTTGGCATCAAGCCAGAAAATATCTTTATCGACGACTTGCGTGAAGAGTTTGTGCGTGACTTTGTATTCCCCATGTTCCGCGCTAATACGATTTATGAGGGCGAGTACCTTCTGGGCACTTCCATCGCACGTCCATTGATTGCGAAGCGTCAAATTGAAATTGCTCGTGCAACTGGTGCTGACTCTGTATCGCATGGCGCTACTGGTAAGGGTAATGACCAAGTACGTTTTGAGTTGGGCTACTATGCACTCGAGCCAGGAATTAAGGTAATTGCACCATGGCGCGAGTGGGATTTACTTTCTCGTGAAAAACTCATGGCCTATGCAGAAAAGCATGGCATCCCAGTAGAGATGAAGCATAAGCAAGGCGGCTCACCGTATTCTATGGACGCCAACTTATTGCACATCAGTTACGAAGGTCGTCATCTCGAAAACCCGAATGCTGAAGCAGAAGAATCTATGTGGCGTTGGACGGTATCTCCTGAGAAAGCTCCAGATGCCCCAGAAATTATTGAAATTGAATTCCGTTCCGGTGATCCGGTGGCAATTAATGGCAAAGCCTATAAGCCACATGAGTTATTGGCTGAACTCAATCGCATCGGCGGCATGCATGGCATTGGTCGTCTTGATTTGGTTGAGAACCGCTTTGTAGGCATGAAGAGCCGTGGCTGCTATGAAACCCCTGGCGGCACTATCTTGTTAAAAGCACACCGCGGTATTGAGAGTATTACTCTAGACCGTGAAGTAGCTCACCTCAAAGATGACCTGATGCCACGATATGCAAGCCTGATCTACAACGGTCTATGGTGGGCGCCAGAACGCTTGGCTTTACAAACATTGATCGATCACACGCAACAAATGGTGAACGGTGTTGTGCGTCTGAAGCTCTACAAGGGATCTGTTTCTGTGATCTCACGCGATTCAGCGAACACTTTGTTTGATCAGACTATCGCCACCTTTGATGATGATGGCGGTGCTTACAACCAAGCTGATGCGGGTGGATTTATTAAGCTCAATGCTCTGCGTATGCGAATTGCTGAAACTGCAAGACGTAAGCGTGCTAAATAA
- the argF gene encoding ornithine carbamoyltransferase — protein sequence MTSLAKPQVPGQVKHYLQFADLTREEYDYLLKRSAWLKTKFKSYETWHPLHDRTLAMIFEKHSTRTRLSFEAGIHQLGGHAVYLNTRDTQLGRGEPVEDAAQVISRMTDIIMIRTFGQEIIERFAANSRVPVINGLTNEYHPCQVLADIFTFVEARGPIQGKTVAWVGDANNMAYTWIQAAECLDFQTRFSAPSGYQLDDSRLTAKALKHLTICADPKDACKGADLVTTDVWTSMGYEDENTSRMSAFKDWIVDAELMALAKPEALFMHCLPAHRGEEVSAEVIDGPQSIVWEEAENRLHVQKALMEYLLCGRLD from the coding sequence ATGACATCTTTGGCAAAGCCCCAAGTGCCCGGCCAGGTTAAGCATTACTTGCAGTTTGCTGACCTGACGCGTGAAGAATATGACTATCTCCTCAAGCGCTCTGCTTGGCTCAAGACGAAGTTCAAAAGTTACGAGACTTGGCACCCCTTGCACGACCGCACGCTAGCGATGATCTTTGAGAAGCATTCAACTCGTACCCGCCTTTCTTTTGAGGCGGGCATACACCAGCTTGGTGGCCATGCCGTGTACCTGAACACCCGAGATACCCAGTTAGGCCGTGGTGAACCTGTAGAGGACGCTGCGCAGGTGATTTCTAGGATGACGGACATCATCATGATCCGTACTTTTGGCCAAGAGATTATTGAACGCTTTGCTGCTAATTCTCGAGTGCCCGTGATCAATGGCCTTACCAATGAGTACCATCCCTGCCAAGTATTGGCCGATATCTTTACTTTTGTAGAGGCACGTGGCCCGATTCAGGGTAAAACGGTTGCTTGGGTAGGTGATGCCAACAATATGGCCTATACCTGGATTCAGGCGGCGGAATGTTTGGATTTTCAAACTCGCTTTTCTGCCCCTAGCGGTTATCAGTTAGATGACTCCAGATTGACTGCGAAAGCTTTAAAGCATCTGACGATTTGCGCTGATCCAAAAGATGCTTGTAAGGGTGCTGACCTGGTTACTACTGATGTATGGACTAGCATGGGCTACGAGGATGAAAATACTTCCCGTATGTCTGCTTTTAAAGACTGGATTGTCGATGCAGAGCTAATGGCCTTAGCAAAACCAGAAGCTTTGTTTATGCATTGTTTACCAGCACATCGTGGCGAAGAGGTTTCAGCAGAGGTGATTGATGGTCCTCAAAGCATCGTTTGGGAAGAGGCTGAAAATCGTTTACATGTTCAAAAGGCCTTGATGGAGTATTTACTCTGCGGCCGTTTAGACTAA
- a CDS encoding DUF3579 domain-containing protein: protein MNHKKLFIQGITTSGKPFRPSDWAERLCGVMATFRPPGDAGDPRFTYSPYARPVVIAKVTCVVIDTRLRDLDPRALDFVINFAKDNCLPIEEACEFEPKPQSQP, encoded by the coding sequence TTGAACCACAAAAAGCTTTTCATTCAAGGCATTACAACCTCTGGCAAACCTTTTCGACCTAGCGACTGGGCCGAACGTCTTTGCGGGGTAATGGCCACTTTTCGCCCACCAGGCGATGCTGGTGATCCCCGCTTTACTTACTCACCTTATGCCAGACCAGTGGTTATTGCAAAAGTAACCTGCGTTGTTATTGATACCAGACTAAGAGACCTCGATCCGAGAGCGCTCGACTTTGTCATCAACTTTGCCAAAGACAATTGCCTGCCAATCGAAGAAGCCTGCGAATTCGAACCGAAACCGCAATCCCAGCCCTAA
- the rpsT gene encoding 30S ribosomal protein S20: MANTAQARKRARQAVKQNEHNSSLRSKLRTSIKAVRKAIETGDKDAAAKVFAATQSTIDKIADKKIAHKNTASRQKSRLSAAIKAMAA, encoded by the coding sequence ATGGCCAATACCGCACAAGCGCGTAAACGCGCACGGCAGGCAGTAAAACAGAATGAGCACAACTCTAGCTTGCGTTCAAAGCTTCGCACTTCCATCAAGGCAGTTCGCAAAGCAATTGAAACTGGCGACAAGGATGCTGCTGCTAAAGTATTCGCAGCAACTCAGTCCACAATCGACAAGATTGCCGACAAAAAGATTGCTCACAAAAATACTGCATCACGTCAGAAGTCACGTTTGTCTGCAGCTATTAAGGCGATGGCAGCGTAA
- the murJ gene encoding murein biosynthesis integral membrane protein MurJ, giving the protein MNLLSAAAKVSSLTMLSRITGLLRETLIARSFGASEWTDAFNVAFRLPNLLRRLFAEGAFSQAFVPILGEISSQGDVKQSQILVNAVATLLFWALMLTVVLGVIGAPLLILVIATGFEGGQAYEASVVMTRIMFPYIGLISMVSLSAGILNTFGRFAIPAFTPVLLNLALIGSAIFLAPHLDQPIYALSIGVLLGGVLQLAIQVPALAQLGLLPRVGLLPGAITAAFKNPDARRVMKLMGPAVFAVSVAQISLIINTNIASRLQTGSVSWLSYADRLMEFPTALLGVALGTVLLPSLSKANAKNDLVHAGELLIWGLQLTFILAAPCAIALFIFGEPLAAVLYHYGKFSALDVLMTQRALSAYGVGLIGLILVKILAPGFYSRQDIRTPVKIGLLVLVATQLANLVFVPWLGHAGLALSVGAGACLNAALLWVGLHRRGALPSAAWLKYLGQLLLALIPFALLMYYAATAHDWIALQSSPWIRVGLLAAWLAAAAAVYFAALWLVGIRWQKFLRHAK; this is encoded by the coding sequence ATGAATCTGCTTTCAGCTGCCGCTAAGGTCAGCTCCCTCACCATGCTCTCCCGAATTACTGGACTACTTCGGGAGACCCTGATTGCCCGTAGTTTTGGCGCTTCTGAGTGGACTGACGCCTTTAATGTAGCCTTCAGACTGCCCAATTTGCTACGTAGACTCTTCGCTGAAGGGGCCTTTTCTCAGGCATTTGTGCCCATTTTGGGAGAAATCTCCAGTCAAGGGGATGTAAAACAGTCCCAAATCCTCGTAAATGCTGTTGCCACGCTCTTATTTTGGGCCTTAATGCTAACGGTAGTCCTTGGGGTTATCGGCGCTCCCCTGTTGATTCTGGTGATTGCTACGGGCTTTGAGGGCGGCCAAGCCTATGAGGCAAGCGTAGTCATGACCCGCATCATGTTCCCTTACATTGGTCTTATTTCGATGGTTTCCCTCTCTGCGGGGATCCTCAATACCTTTGGCCGTTTTGCCATTCCAGCATTTACTCCAGTTTTACTCAATTTAGCCCTAATCGGTAGTGCCATCTTTTTGGCACCCCATCTAGATCAGCCGATTTATGCCCTGAGTATCGGCGTACTCTTGGGCGGTGTATTACAGCTAGCCATTCAAGTTCCGGCCCTCGCTCAATTGGGCTTACTTCCAAGAGTGGGACTGCTCCCCGGGGCAATTACAGCGGCATTTAAAAATCCGGATGCCCGTCGTGTCATGAAATTAATGGGGCCTGCAGTGTTTGCAGTTTCAGTCGCCCAGATTTCTCTCATCATTAATACCAACATTGCATCTCGTTTACAAACCGGTAGCGTATCTTGGCTCTCTTATGCTGATCGCCTCATGGAATTTCCAACAGCCCTTTTGGGGGTAGCGTTGGGAACGGTCTTACTACCGAGCTTGAGCAAAGCAAACGCAAAAAATGATTTGGTGCATGCGGGTGAACTGTTAATTTGGGGGCTGCAACTCACCTTTATATTGGCAGCGCCATGTGCGATCGCTCTCTTTATTTTTGGGGAACCGCTAGCAGCAGTTTTGTATCACTACGGTAAATTCAGCGCTTTAGACGTACTAATGACGCAGCGTGCTCTGTCAGCTTATGGTGTTGGACTAATTGGCCTTATTTTGGTGAAGATCTTAGCTCCCGGCTTTTATTCCCGCCAAGATATTCGGACACCAGTAAAGATTGGTTTGCTGGTCTTGGTGGCAACCCAATTAGCTAATTTAGTGTTTGTTCCTTGGTTAGGTCATGCCGGCCTTGCGCTATCGGTTGGCGCTGGCGCCTGCTTAAATGCTGCACTACTGTGGGTAGGCCTGCATCGACGTGGCGCCCTACCTAGCGCTGCATGGTTAAAGTATTTGGGGCAGCTATTGCTTGCCTTAATTCCTTTTGCGCTCCTGATGTATTACGCTGCCACCGCACATGATTGGATAGCACTGCAATCTAGCCCCTGGATTCGAGTGGGCTTACTGGCTGCTTGGTTAGCCGCTGCAGCAGCAGTGTATTTCGCAGCTTTATGGCTCGTCGGAATTCGCTGGCAAAAATTCCTGCGTCATGCAAAATAG
- a CDS encoding SirB1 family protein translates to MPTQQLDYFTSLVAEDEHFPLTEAAVAVAQHAYPDLDVQGVLDQIDQWGNKIKQRITPDTPPIQRLQLLKHFFYNELGFGPNQNDFYAPENSYLHQIIESRCGIPISLAILMMELGQQIGLNIRGVSFPNHFMMRISLQQGEIIMDPLNGESLSKNQLQEMLDPYLDAKGYRGELSLPLNIFLRASSSREILSRFMRNLKMIYSEDERWERLLGIQERLVILLPDSAEEVRDRGLIFAQLEYVRPAIADLHHYLGEMPGAEDAADIREHIATLESQTKLH, encoded by the coding sequence ATGCCTACACAACAACTCGACTATTTCACATCCCTCGTAGCCGAAGACGAGCACTTCCCTCTAACTGAGGCGGCGGTGGCAGTTGCACAACATGCCTACCCAGATCTCGATGTTCAGGGCGTACTTGATCAGATCGATCAGTGGGGCAACAAAATCAAGCAGCGTATTACTCCGGACACACCACCGATTCAGCGCCTGCAGTTGCTCAAGCATTTCTTTTATAACGAGTTAGGCTTTGGCCCAAACCAGAATGACTTCTACGCGCCTGAGAATTCTTATCTCCACCAGATCATTGAGAGTCGCTGCGGCATTCCCATCTCATTAGCTATCTTAATGATGGAGCTTGGACAGCAAATTGGTTTAAATATTCGCGGAGTATCTTTTCCCAATCACTTCATGATGCGTATTTCTTTGCAACAAGGCGAAATCATCATGGATCCGTTGAATGGCGAATCGCTTTCCAAAAATCAGTTACAAGAAATGCTCGACCCCTATCTCGATGCCAAAGGCTATCGCGGTGAGCTCAGTCTGCCACTGAATATTTTCTTGCGCGCCTCTAGCTCTCGAGAAATTCTCTCGCGCTTTATGAGAAATCTCAAAATGATTTATTCGGAAGATGAACGCTGGGAGCGTCTGCTAGGCATTCAAGAGCGTCTAGTAATTTTGTTGCCAGACTCAGCTGAAGAGGTTCGTGACCGTGGCTTGATCTTTGCACAACTAGAATATGTGCGACCTGCGATAGCCGATCTACATCACTACTTAGGCGAAATGCCTGGTGCAGAAGATGCTGCAGATATTCGTGAGCATATCGCCACGCTAGAGAGCCAAACTAAACTGCATTAG
- the miaA gene encoding tRNA (adenosine(37)-N6)-dimethylallyltransferase MiaA: protein MQTEPHIQPTHLPHQPPILCIVGPTGAGKTHLAMALAKHAKSIGQTIELISMDSALVYRGLDIGSAKPTHAEQAAVQHHLIDILEPNESYSAARFANDAKQLSKEIRDRGNIPVVVGGTMLYWRAWAYGLSFLPPADPEIRARLDEQGKAIGWPAMHAKLAQVDPMTAARLQPNDSQRVQRALEVYEITGKPMSELLADSPSEDGREGSAIPEWIDLISLEPSDRSRLHQNLEKRFDEMLTGGLLEEVALLKKNPDLHGDLPAIRSVGYRQVWEYLSGEVDQAEMRYKALAATRQLGKRQLTWLRAISGRKTFDPFNPTELTAALEYCKKSLSK from the coding sequence ATGCAAACTGAACCTCACATTCAGCCTACGCATTTACCTCATCAGCCACCCATACTTTGTATTGTTGGCCCCACGGGCGCAGGCAAAACCCATCTCGCGATGGCATTGGCTAAACATGCCAAATCCATAGGCCAGACTATTGAATTAATTAGCATGGACTCCGCACTGGTCTATCGCGGATTAGATATTGGTAGCGCTAAACCCACACATGCTGAGCAAGCTGCTGTTCAGCATCACCTCATCGATATCTTGGAACCCAATGAATCCTATTCAGCTGCGCGCTTTGCAAATGATGCCAAGCAGCTAAGCAAGGAAATTCGTGATCGGGGAAATATTCCCGTTGTAGTAGGTGGCACGATGTTGTACTGGCGAGCCTGGGCATATGGCCTCTCATTTCTACCGCCAGCAGACCCAGAAATCCGCGCCCGTCTCGATGAGCAAGGTAAAGCAATTGGCTGGCCTGCGATGCACGCTAAATTAGCTCAAGTTGACCCCATGACTGCCGCGCGTTTACAGCCCAACGATTCTCAACGAGTACAACGTGCTTTAGAAGTTTATGAAATTACAGGCAAGCCGATGTCGGAACTGTTAGCAGATTCACCAAGCGAAGATGGTAGAGAAGGGTCGGCTATTCCAGAATGGATTGATCTCATTTCATTAGAGCCAAGCGATCGCTCCCGCTTACATCAGAACTTAGAAAAACGGTTTGATGAAATGCTTACTGGAGGATTATTAGAAGAAGTTGCACTATTGAAAAAAAATCCAGATCTGCATGGTGATCTACCTGCCATTCGCTCGGTGGGCTATCGACAAGTTTGGGAGTATTTATCTGGTGAAGTAGATCAAGCTGAAATGCGATACAAGGCGCTGGCAGCTACTCGGCAGCTTGGCAAACGACAATTAACTTGGTTGCGTGCAATCTCTGGAAGAAAGACATTTGATCCGTTTAATCCAACTGAGTTAACAGCCGCCCTAGAGTATTGCAAGAAAAGCCTAAGTAAATAG